The following nucleotide sequence is from Staphylococcus chromogenes.
AAGTATTTAAAGAAGATTTGGTAGATTATCGTATCACCCCTTTTAAATGGAATAAAACTGCATTTTTGATTGCGCTCGCATTACCCATAGGCATTTATGCGGTGTATATTTTATTTGTGCCAGGGGAATGGATTACACATTTGAATGGTTCGAATAGTGAGTTATTGAACCAATTAAGCTGGAGCATTTTTGTCAATGCAATGGGCGCGGCAGTGGTTGAAGAATGTATATGCAGAGGCCTACTGATGGGATATATTGAAAAGCAATGGAATATACAAATTGCTATTATGATGACTTCGGTATTTTTTGCCTCGATTCATTTGTTGAATGGCGTCTCGGATTTTTACGATGTGTTACTTTTATTAATGAGTGGGAGTCTAGTAGGTTTCATGTTTGGATTGTTAGTTTACGTTTTTAAAACAATATGGGCGAGTATAA
It contains:
- a CDS encoding CPBP family intramembrane glutamic endopeptidase, producing MKWIKVLCLVIIGFLIMALGQAVASIWDVFIPYYGIGALLFGITYILVSLWMIRLIIKKVFKEDLVDYRITPFKWNKTAFLIALALPIGIYAVYILFVPGEWITHLNGSNSELLNQLSWSIFVNAMGAAVVEECICRGLLMGYIEKQWNIQIAIMMTSVFFASIHLLNGVSDFYDVLLLLMSGSLVGFMFGLLVYVFKTIWASIIVHFFWNLFQVIQFSTNPHEAAPLIYLMKLQVRWITGGDYGIETSVISILGYLMVIMILMFYYFKQREQRIH